One genomic segment of Gossypium arboreum isolate Shixiya-1 chromosome 3, ASM2569848v2, whole genome shotgun sequence includes these proteins:
- the LOC108475882 gene encoding anther-specific protein LAT52-like: MAKASVISLVSLFICIFSSLSFAYASASASAPSPSPSSNQQMRFEVLGHVYCDTCRVEFETSISEPIPGATVKLECRNRTDEKITYQSPEITAGDKGNYKIQVTGDYEESDCDVMLVKSPRADCNDPTEEWRKARVVLTTLDGVSGEIRFANNLGFKKKEALPECTKVLTEMGYFELQKELGNEAA; this comes from the exons atgGCAAAAGCTTCTGTGATCTCCCTTGTTTCCTTATTTATTTGCATTTTCTCCTCACTCAGCTTTGCCTATGCTTCAGCTTCAGCTTCAGCTCCAAGTCCATCTCCGTCATCCAATCAACAAATGAGATTCGAGGTCTTAGGTCATGTTTATTGTGACACTTGTCGTGTTGAATTTGAGACATCTATCAGTGAACCTATTCCCG GTGCAACGGTGAAGTTAGAATGTAGGAATCGTACAGACGAAAAGATCACTTATCAAAGTCCAGAAATAACAGCTGGCGATAAAGGAAATTATAAAATCCAAGTGACGGGTGATTATGAAGAATCAGATTGTGATGTAATGCTAGTGAAGAGTCCCAGAGCAGATTGCAATGACCCCACCGAAGAGTGGAGGAAAGCTAGGGTGGTTCTCACCACATTGGATGGGGTTTCGGGTGAAATTCGCTTTGCCAACAATCTTGGGTTTAAAAAAAAGGAAGCTCTTCCCGAATGTACCAAAGTTTTAACAGAAATGGGTTACTTTGAACTTCAAAAAGAACTTGGAAACGAAGCTGCTTGA